In Montipora capricornis isolate CH-2021 chromosome 4, ASM3666992v2, whole genome shotgun sequence, a single genomic region encodes these proteins:
- the LOC138046476 gene encoding uncharacterized protein: protein MSLNNLLVFNVKRKLHRQDSSESSSGSPVEKRLKELLSDTPSDAIDDEFEGDKVFQVLEMSETLAKKMEEISHKLNKLEVIEEKMRKLDSIEQKMENLSSKLGEMENSIRALRRELNSSKVAQAELDKTVKDLKESVNFGHCRIDQVELKTFKHDSALKEAKEALEKKYLYLEAYSRRENLKFAGIPESEGESQEDTRRILVEFLSNQLGFHHPEEIEFQRIHRIGKKGDRPRMIIARFLRYADRERVMKNAFKLKETDFKIFEDLPKELFSLRKKYLPAFYEAKKAGKKAVFSKSEPDKLFIDGKLVV from the coding sequence ATGTCTTTAAATAACCTACTGGTGTTCAATGTAAAAAGGAAACTACATAGACAGGACTCATCAGAGAGCTCTAGCGGTTCACCGGTGGAGAAAAGATTGAAAGAGCTTTTAAGTGATACGCCGAGCGACGCCATTGACGACGAATTCGAAGGCGACAAGGTTTTCCAAGTGCTCGAAATGTCGGAAACATTGGCCAAGAAAATGGAAGAAATATCTCATAAATTAAATAAGCTCGAGGTCATCGAGGAGAAGATGAGAAAGCTGGATAGCATTGAACAAAAGATGGAAAATTTGTCTTCAAAGCTTGGCGAAATGGAAAACTCTATAAGGGCGCTGAGGAGGGAACTGAACTCCTCGAAGGTTGCTCAGGCAGAGTTGGATAAAACAGTTAAAGATTTGAAAGAGAGCGTTAACTTCGGTCATTGTAGAATCGACCAAGTTGAGTTAAaaactttcaagcatgattcTGCATTGAAGGAGGCAAAGGAGGCTCTTGAAAAGAAATATCTTTATTTGGAGGCTTACAGCAGGCGTGAAAATCTCAAGTTTGCTGGTATCCCCGAGTCCGAAGGCGAAAGTCAGGAAGATACAAGACGTATTCTAGTGGAGTTCTTATCAAACCAGCTCGGTTTTCACCATCCCGAAGAAATTGAATTCCAACGCATACATCGTATTGGAAAGAAGGGAGATCGCCCTCGTATGATTATTGCGCGTTTTCTAAGATATGCCGACCGAGAGAGGGTTATGAAGAACGCCTTTAAATTAAAGGAGacggatttcaaaatttttgagGACCTACCCAAAGAACTGTTCAGTTTAAGAAAGAAGTATCTGCCTGCCTTTTATGAAGCCAAGAAAGCAGGGAAGAAAGCGGTTTTTAGCAAATCCGAACCGGATAAACTGTTTATCGATGGTAAGCTTGTTGTTTAA